A DNA window from Haliovirga abyssi contains the following coding sequences:
- a CDS encoding FHA domain-containing protein, protein MKMKKCDNGHLFNSEKFEECPYCSETAPVAKKSKEKSRPERAVRQKENNDMRTQAIWSDEGTEDYVVGWLTCIEGPDKGNDYQIKSEKNFIGRSEEMHIQIQGDSAISRRNHAIISYNPKERNFILIPGEGRGIIYKSTEAIYTPTELNGYDVIEMGKSKFIFVPLCGDYFEWENVGENI, encoded by the coding sequence ATGAAAATGAAAAAATGTGATAATGGGCATCTATTTAATTCGGAAAAATTTGAGGAGTGTCCATATTGTTCAGAGACAGCACCAGTAGCGAAAAAGTCAAAGGAAAAATCAAGACCAGAAAGGGCAGTGAGACAAAAAGAAAATAATGATATGAGAACGCAAGCAATTTGGAGTGATGAAGGAACAGAAGACTACGTAGTAGGGTGGTTGACTTGTATAGAGGGTCCAGATAAAGGAAATGATTATCAAATAAAAAGTGAAAAAAACTTTATAGGACGTTCAGAAGAGATGCACATTCAAATACAAGGAGATAGTGCAATATCAAGAAGAAATCATGCGATAATAAGTTATAATCCAAAAGAGAGGAATTTCATATTAATCCCAGGAGAAGGGAGAGGGATAATTTATAAAAGTACAGAAGCGATTTACACTCCAACAGAGTTAAATGGTTATGATGTAATAGAGATGGGAAAAAGTAAGTTTATCTTTGTACCATTATGTGGAGATTATTTTGAATGGGAGAATGTAGGAGAAAATATTTAA
- a CDS encoding FHA domain-containing protein yields the protein MIRRIKEYFILKKIEKHANENIIKSKKLKKTKKLKKIKIIDIVYMLVGLSVIYLNILYKNIMALGVTIVGYILLIVISKLILKKSNKKVKSKIKSIYLLDESGKKTKKWDLEGKISLLIGKNTSEENVDIDLSEEKYSSLVSRQHGVMNYTNSCWYFEDIGSSNGSGLKKGEEERYKIYPGELHKVETGDIIYLANTKLLLK from the coding sequence ATGATAAGGAGAATAAAAGAATATTTCATATTGAAAAAAATAGAAAAGCATGCAAATGAGAATATAATAAAAAGTAAGAAACTAAAGAAAACCAAAAAACTTAAAAAAATCAAAATAATAGATATAGTCTATATGTTAGTAGGATTATCAGTAATATATTTAAATATATTATACAAAAATATTATGGCACTAGGAGTTACTATAGTTGGATATATATTATTAATTGTGATAAGTAAATTAATCTTAAAAAAATCAAATAAAAAAGTTAAAAGTAAAATAAAAAGTATATATTTATTGGATGAATCAGGTAAAAAAACAAAGAAATGGGATTTAGAAGGTAAAATTTCATTATTAATAGGAAAAAATACAAGTGAAGAAAATGTAGATATAGATTTATCAGAAGAAAAATATTCTTCATTAGTAAGTAGACAACATGGAGTGATGAATTATACAAATTCATGCTGGTATTTTGAAGATATAGGTTCATCAAATGGAAGCGGATTGAAAAAAGGAGAAGAAGAAAGATATAAAATATATCCAGGAGAATTACACAAAGTGGAAACAGGAGATATAATATATTTAGCAAATACAAAATTATTATTAAAATAA
- a CDS encoding lipase family protein, with protein sequence MERGNVKDLEFLVLADLAYERYIDDDEGYNLEKVLKKHHFNDTTETGKSERQQRWNYFSERMEGWKLLEGFDLDEYKNKYKEEYESSFGEKKEGSKEFKNIELQYKQFYAAAFEKDDEIVIAYRGTDGENGKYDSHKDFKIFFGLIDLGDRDFIMEHYLTNGKIVAGIPGIQFKLAVDFYNKILTKNTESNISVTGHSLGGGLAQYVSVMEGVKRGVAWNGVGIKDFLKFN encoded by the coding sequence ATGTAAAAGATTTAGAATTTTTAGTTTTGGCAGATTTAGCATATGAGAGGTATATAGATGATGACGAAGGATATAATTTAGAAAAAGTTTTAAAAAAGCATCATTTTAATGACACAACAGAAACAGGCAAATCAGAACGTCAACAAAGATGGAATTATTTTAGTGAAAGAATGGAAGGTTGGAAACTATTAGAAGGATTTGATTTAGATGAATATAAAAATAAATATAAAGAAGAATATGAATCTAGTTTTGGCGAAAAAAAGGAAGGGAGTAAGGAATTTAAAAATATAGAATTACAATATAAACAATTTTATGCAGCAGCATTTGAAAAAGATGATGAAATAGTAATAGCATACAGAGGTACAGATGGAGAGAATGGGAAATATGATAGTCATAAAGATTTTAAAATCTTCTTTGGTTTAATAGATTTGGGAGATAGAGATTTTATAATGGAACATTATTTAACAAATGGAAAGATAGTAGCAGGAATACCTGGAATACAATTTAAATTAGCTGTAGATTTTTATAATAAAATATTAACTAAAAATACAGAAAGTAATATCTCCGTAACAGGACATAGCTTAGGAGGCGGCTTAGCTCAATATGTATCAGTAATGGAAGGAGTAAAACGAGGAGTAGCTTGGAATGGAGTAGGGATAAAAGATTTTTTAAAGTTTAATTAA
- a CDS encoding molecular chaperone, whose translation MNGRYTKRELIKMTVYELQKICNREKLVKGYTKFNDRESLINIILRYRGLEERLFINNLSYENYFKLQEYFLECESTKLKDINVEVPAKIQLYKGLGVTVNDNYRIKSSGLEEGNALVVDPKNKYIYGVFNLVRVENRKDEFYLLGDKSLFRFNEVWKKSYEIIFLNKKSSDYLYKVVNEENELSLMALEYNNVIIPEIEIRELEKTSSVLCIDFGTSNTALGVYLDENYIESLPSNLILNNQIKLNDINFVKFKDVSREKEKIVEIVPSLIYVRNILSDGVEYLYGYEAQKRIKSKDYITMATTFREIKRWVGNYNKEEEIQDENSNILKVKRGEIIRSFLKYVINEAESQFKCRFKNLHLTTPVKLSNQYIKMFKELLYDYEIEEKETLNEGMAVLYNTIFSQISKNNFDDDEEYKGLVIDSGGGTTDLSSCSYRINEGEISYNVSIKTGFENGDTNFGGNNITYRIMQFMKIILSNYYKEEKLLTIDDLISYSEGDIFRVIDDCGINKVYEKLEDEYIKAENIVPTRYREYENRTLDEYKKVKNNFYFLWELSEMMKKDFFQKTNILRNKFESISQDEKESDMQITQLNRWNLSVARKERLELIEEFPEVIFNVKEIIKLIKGDIYEVIRKFLEPYYENKELTEYSIIKLSGQSSKIDIFKEAIKEFVPGRSIEFKQKNNENSFELKLACLRGVINYINNKRNGRIVMEIRNDIPVVPYSIVSHTFTGEEKELFEGQRRLDKLTGYISRPISAREIKFYLKDIEGKVKRQYIYKNDLSGLEAIKVEELEEKYKGYINQEDTDNMKNGEIRYFIVSEEESWGFYVVPIIRKEEQLYINRSKFFDFDYEIDEYDFFNGLK comes from the coding sequence ATGAACGGAAGATATACAAAAAGAGAATTAATAAAAATGACAGTATATGAATTACAAAAAATATGTAATAGAGAAAAACTAGTAAAAGGCTATACGAAATTTAATGATAGAGAAAGCTTGATAAATATAATATTAAGGTACAGAGGATTAGAGGAGAGATTGTTTATAAATAATTTAAGTTATGAAAATTATTTTAAATTACAGGAATATTTTTTGGAATGTGAATCAACAAAATTAAAGGATATAAACGTAGAAGTTCCAGCAAAAATACAACTGTATAAAGGATTAGGAGTAACAGTAAATGATAATTATAGAATAAAAAGTAGCGGATTAGAAGAAGGAAATGCGTTAGTAGTAGACCCTAAAAATAAATATATATATGGAGTATTTAATCTAGTAAGAGTAGAAAATAGAAAAGATGAATTTTATTTATTAGGAGATAAAAGTTTATTTAGATTTAATGAAGTATGGAAAAAGAGTTATGAAATAATATTTTTAAATAAGAAGAGTTCGGATTATCTATATAAAGTAGTGAATGAAGAAAATGAATTGTCGTTGATGGCTTTAGAGTATAATAATGTAATAATTCCAGAAATAGAAATAAGAGAATTAGAGAAAACAAGTTCGGTATTATGTATAGATTTTGGGACATCAAATACAGCATTGGGGGTATATTTAGATGAGAATTATATAGAATCTTTGCCAAGTAATTTGATATTGAATAATCAAATAAAATTAAACGATATAAATTTTGTGAAATTTAAAGATGTATCGCGAGAAAAAGAAAAGATAGTAGAAATAGTACCAAGTTTGATATATGTACGAAATATATTATCAGATGGAGTAGAATATTTGTATGGGTATGAAGCACAAAAGCGAATAAAGTCAAAAGATTATATAACAATGGCGACAACATTTAGAGAAATAAAAAGATGGGTAGGAAATTATAATAAAGAGGAAGAGATACAAGATGAAAATTCAAATATATTAAAAGTAAAAAGAGGAGAGATAATTCGTTCATTTTTGAAATATGTAATAAATGAAGCGGAAAGTCAATTTAAATGCAGATTTAAGAATTTACATTTAACAACTCCAGTAAAATTAAGTAATCAATATATAAAAATGTTTAAGGAACTGTTATATGATTATGAGATAGAAGAAAAAGAAACATTAAATGAAGGAATGGCGGTATTATATAATACAATATTTAGTCAGATAAGCAAAAATAATTTTGATGATGATGAAGAGTATAAAGGATTGGTAATAGATAGCGGTGGAGGAACGACAGATTTATCATCGTGTAGTTATAGAATAAATGAAGGAGAAATCTCATATAACGTATCAATAAAAACGGGATTTGAAAATGGAGATACCAATTTTGGTGGTAATAATATAACATATAGAATAATGCAATTTATGAAAATAATATTATCGAATTATTATAAAGAAGAAAAATTATTAACAATAGATGATTTGATAAGCTATTCAGAAGGAGATATATTTAGAGTAATAGATGATTGTGGAATAAATAAAGTATATGAAAAATTAGAAGATGAGTATATAAAAGCGGAAAATATAGTACCTACAAGATATAGAGAATACGAGAATAGGACATTGGATGAATATAAAAAAGTTAAGAATAATTTTTATTTTTTATGGGAATTATCAGAAATGATGAAGAAGGATTTTTTTCAGAAAACAAATATATTGAGAAATAAATTTGAAAGTATATCACAAGATGAAAAAGAAAGCGATATGCAGATAACGCAATTAAACAGATGGAATTTATCAGTAGCGCGAAAAGAGCGATTAGAATTAATAGAAGAATTTCCTGAAGTAATATTTAATGTAAAAGAGATAATAAAATTAATAAAAGGGGATATATATGAAGTAATAAGAAAATTTTTAGAACCATATTATGAGAATAAAGAGTTGACAGAATATTCAATAATAAAATTAAGTGGGCAATCATCAAAGATAGATATATTTAAAGAAGCAATAAAAGAGTTTGTTCCAGGGCGAAGCATAGAATTCAAACAGAAGAATAATGAAAATTCATTTGAGTTAAAATTAGCTTGTTTAAGAGGAGTTATAAATTATATAAACAATAAAAGGAACGGAAGAATAGTAATGGAAATAAGAAATGATATACCAGTAGTACCATATTCAATAGTAAGTCATACATTTACAGGAGAAGAAAAAGAATTGTTTGAAGGTCAAAGAAGATTAGATAAATTAACAGGATATATATCAAGGCCAATATCAGCAAGAGAGATAAAATTTTATTTAAAAGATATAGAAGGGAAAGTAAAAAGGCAATATATTTATAAGAATGATTTAAGTGGATTAGAAGCAATAAAAGTAGAAGAGTTAGAAGAAAAATATAAAGGTTATATAAATCAAGAAGATACAGATAATATGAAAAATGGAGAAATAAGATATTTTATAGTATCAGAAGAAGAAAGTTGGGGATTTTATGTAGTCCCAATAATAAGAAAAGAGGAACAGCTGTATATAAATAGAAGTAAATTTTTTGACTTTGATTATGAAATAGATGAGTATGATTTTTTTAATGGATTAAAATAG
- a CDS encoding lipase family protein yields the protein MERGNVKDLEFLVLADLAYERYEKIKDIRPLKEVLSSHHFNDTTESGKSERHQRWNYFRERMEGWKLLEAYDPDDYKKEWLLKSEDIELQYKQFYAAAFEKDDEIVIAYRGTDGENGKYDSHKDFKIFFGLIDLGDRDFIMEHYLTNGKIVAGIPGIQFKLAVDFYKDIVKDRKNKDKTIFVTGHSLGGGLAQYVSVMEGVKRGVAWNGVGIKDFLKFN from the coding sequence ATGGAAAGAGGAAATGTAAAAGATTTAGAATTTTTAGTATTGGCAGATTTAGCATATGAGAGGTATGAAAAAATAAAAGATATAAGACCATTAAAAGAAGTTTTATCAAGTCATCATTTTAATGACACAACAGAATCAGGCAAATCAGAACGTCACCAAAGATGGAATTATTTTAGAGAAAGAATGGAAGGTTGGAAGTTATTAGAAGCATATGATCCAGATGATTATAAAAAAGAATGGTTATTAAAATCAGAAGATATAGAATTACAATATAAACAATTTTATGCAGCAGCATTTGAAAAAGATGATGAAATAGTAATAGCATACAGAGGTACAGATGGAGAGAATGGGAAATATGATAGTCATAAAGATTTTAAAATCTTCTTTGGTTTAATAGATTTAGGAGATAGAGATTTTATAATGGAACATTATTTAACAAATGGAAAGATAGTAGCAGGAATACCTGGAATACAATTTAAATTAGCTGTAGATTTTTATAAGGATATAGTAAAAGATAGAAAAAATAAAGATAAAACAATCTTCGTAACAGGACACAGCTTAGGAGGCGGATTAGCTCAATATGTATCAGTAATGGAAGGAGTAAAACGAGGAGTAGCTTGGAATGGAGTAGGGATAAAAGATTTTTTAAAGTTTAATTAA
- a CDS encoding PP2C family protein-serine/threonine phosphatase, with product MFKINQLIYFLFTLIISISILIIYFRNRKSKLKILVGSSQILGERNEQEDNYSVINSDNGLLAVLADGMGGFLNGKLASKIAVETFLEEFVKVYNLQNIGQFFINTSYIANDKLLKVSMDSKMGTTLVSCYMYNNKLYWVSIGDSHIYLYRNKEINLLNNVHTYSKVLLSRYKAGEISRSEYFSNSKRERLTSYLGYKNFHEIDYNENGIELLKGDKVILCSDGVYKSLTEEEILNYVSKKINPEIVTEEIMLEIEDKRISGQDNATIIMVEKR from the coding sequence ATGTTTAAAATAAATCAATTGATATATTTTCTATTTACTTTAATAATATCAATCTCTATTCTTATAATTTATTTTCGAAATAGAAAATCAAAATTAAAGATATTAGTAGGGAGTTCACAAATATTAGGAGAAAGAAATGAGCAAGAAGATAATTATTCAGTAATAAATTCAGACAATGGTTTGTTAGCAGTATTAGCAGATGGAATGGGTGGATTTTTAAATGGAAAATTAGCTAGTAAAATAGCAGTAGAAACATTTTTAGAAGAATTTGTAAAAGTATATAACTTGCAAAATATAGGGCAATTTTTTATAAACACGTCGTACATAGCAAATGATAAATTGTTAAAAGTTAGTATGGATAGTAAAATGGGAACAACATTAGTATCTTGTTACATGTATAATAATAAACTTTATTGGGTAAGTATAGGAGATAGTCATATATATTTGTATAGAAATAAAGAGATAAATTTACTAAATAATGTGCATACATACAGCAAAGTGTTATTAAGTAGATATAAAGCAGGAGAAATAAGTAGAAGCGAATATTTTTCAAATTCTAAGCGAGAAAGATTAACAAGTTATTTAGGATATAAAAATTTTCATGAGATAGACTATAATGAAAATGGGATAGAATTATTAAAAGGAGATAAAGTAATTTTATGTAGTGATGGAGTATATAAAAGTTTGACAGAAGAAGAGATATTAAATTATGTATCAAAGAAGATAAATCCTGAAATAGTAACAGAAGAAATAATGCTAGAAATAGAAGATAAAAGAATATCAGGGCAAGATAATGCAACAATAATAATGGTGGAAAAAAGATAA
- a CDS encoding J domain-containing protein, with the protein MGNHYKTLGVEKTSELTEIKKAYRKLAMKYHPDRNGNNEKAKEIFFRVQKAYEILSDEKKRKEYNRILEGGSKKNESVNNKSTKQRKRNTGNQGFNMDDFSKNFENFFGFNPDTGDKKASRKKDDVRKVNTNDMFDNFFNGAFKK; encoded by the coding sequence ATGGGAAATCACTATAAGACGTTAGGAGTAGAAAAAACAAGTGAATTAACTGAAATAAAAAAAGCGTACAGAAAGTTAGCAATGAAATATCATCCAGATAGAAATGGAAATAATGAAAAGGCAAAGGAAATATTCTTTCGAGTGCAAAAAGCATATGAAATATTATCAGATGAAAAAAAGAGAAAAGAATATAATAGAATATTGGAAGGAGGTAGTAAAAAGAATGAAAGTGTAAATAATAAGTCAACTAAACAGAGAAAAAGGAACACAGGAAATCAAGGATTTAATATGGATGATTTTAGTAAAAATTTTGAAAACTTTTTTGGATTTAATCCAGATACAGGAGATAAAAAAGCAAGTAGAAAAAAAGATGATGTAAGGAAAGTAAATACAAATGATATGTTTGATAATTTTTTTAATGGAGCTTTTAAAAAATAA